In Quadrisphaera sp. DSM 44207, one DNA window encodes the following:
- the mtrB gene encoding MtrAB system histidine kinase MtrB, with protein MEAVRALQRLWRRSLQLRVVAATVVLGLLTVTTAGVVLAEEIGDRLFDSRRAQVLQEAARDAADAQDRLDVADVDTAAEVRERALLLISQLEGVGPERDRVVLLLRPPDNDDPAAIGDVFRGGLVPPSAVPEDLRAAVRASAGQQYRPVDIPDGAGGTAPALAVGQMIDVPIAGPYELYFVVDLSREQATLEAVQRVLLAGAAVLVLLVGAVAAVVARQVVQPVRQAADVAERLASGDLDERMAQRGEDELARLSRSFNAMADSLQQQIRDLEQLGTLQQRFVSDVSHELRTPLTTIRMAGEVIHEARGSFDPAVARSAELLATQLDRFEALLADLLEISRFDAGAAALHLEVVDVRAVVERAAELAAPLAERRGSRLQVRGPLEPCTAEVDRRRVERILRNLVVNAVEHGEGRPVHVETAVSADAVAVRVRDHGVGLSPADAARVFDRFWRADPARARSTGGTGLGLAISLEDAHLHGGQLLACGVPDGGASFLLVLPRRAGEPAGASPLGLRERAAIERA; from the coding sequence GTGGAGGCCGTGCGGGCCCTGCAGCGGCTGTGGCGCCGCTCCCTGCAGCTGCGCGTGGTGGCCGCGACCGTCGTCCTGGGCCTGCTGACGGTCACCACGGCGGGCGTCGTCCTGGCCGAGGAGATCGGCGACCGGCTCTTCGACAGCCGCCGCGCGCAGGTGCTGCAGGAGGCCGCCCGCGACGCCGCGGACGCCCAGGACCGCCTGGACGTCGCCGACGTGGACACCGCGGCGGAGGTGCGCGAGCGGGCGCTGCTGCTGATCAGCCAGCTCGAGGGCGTCGGGCCCGAGCGCGACCGCGTGGTGCTGCTGCTGCGCCCTCCGGACAACGACGACCCCGCGGCGATCGGGGACGTCTTCCGCGGCGGGCTCGTGCCGCCGTCGGCCGTGCCCGAGGACCTGCGCGCCGCGGTGCGCGCCTCCGCGGGACAGCAGTACCGGCCCGTGGACATCCCGGACGGCGCGGGCGGCACGGCCCCGGCGCTGGCCGTCGGGCAGATGATCGACGTGCCGATCGCCGGGCCCTACGAGCTGTACTTCGTCGTCGACCTCTCCCGCGAGCAGGCGACGCTGGAGGCCGTCCAGCGGGTCCTGCTCGCCGGCGCGGCGGTCCTCGTCCTCCTCGTCGGCGCGGTCGCCGCCGTGGTCGCCCGCCAGGTGGTCCAGCCCGTGCGCCAGGCCGCGGACGTCGCCGAGCGCCTGGCCTCGGGGGACCTCGACGAGCGGATGGCGCAGCGCGGGGAGGACGAGCTGGCGCGCCTGTCGCGCTCCTTCAACGCGATGGCCGACAGCCTGCAGCAGCAGATCCGCGACCTCGAGCAGCTCGGCACGCTGCAGCAGCGGTTCGTCTCCGACGTCTCGCACGAGCTGCGCACGCCGCTGACGACGATCCGGATGGCGGGGGAGGTGATCCACGAGGCCCGCGGCTCTTTCGACCCGGCGGTGGCGCGCTCGGCGGAGCTGCTCGCCACCCAGCTGGACCGCTTCGAGGCGCTGCTGGCTGACCTGCTGGAGATCAGCCGCTTCGACGCCGGCGCCGCGGCGCTGCACCTGGAGGTCGTCGACGTGCGCGCCGTCGTCGAGCGGGCCGCGGAGCTGGCCGCGCCGCTGGCCGAGCGCCGCGGCAGCCGCCTGCAGGTGCGCGGCCCGCTGGAGCCGTGCACCGCCGAGGTCGACCGCCGCCGCGTCGAGCGGATCCTGCGCAACCTCGTCGTCAACGCCGTCGAGCACGGCGAGGGCCGGCCCGTGCACGTGGAGACCGCGGTCAGCGCGGACGCCGTCGCGGTGCGGGTGCGCGACCACGGCGTCGGCCTCTCGCCCGCGGACGCCGCCCGCGTCTTCGACCGCTTCTGGCGCGCCGACCCCGCCCGGGCCCGCAGCACGGGCGGCACGGGCCTGGGCCTGGCGATCTCCCTGGAGGACGCGCACCTGCACGGGGGCCAGCTGCTGGCCTGCGGGGTCCCCGACGGCGGCGCGTCCTTCCTGCTCGTGCTGCCCCGGCGCGCGGGCGAGCCGGCGGGCGCCTCCCCGCTGGGGCTGCGCGAGCGGGCGGCGATCGAGCGTGCCTAG
- a CDS encoding DUF4129 domain-containing protein — protein MSAGVQPSAEQAREWARQELAEAAYREAQPGLLTRLVEAVLERLGQLQLPAGSGVGQRVAVVLLLLLLAVLVLVALRATGRVSRRAPRRLEGVLGGSALSAAEHRAAADRAARAGDWQEAVRARFRAVVTALAERDLVDAAPGTTAAEAAAAAGRALPDLAAALAQGARAFEAVSYGGRPASAEDDARLRALDDAVAVARPVLPGATPAGRSERA, from the coding sequence GTGAGCGCAGGTGTGCAGCCCAGCGCCGAGCAGGCCCGGGAGTGGGCGCGCCAGGAGCTCGCCGAGGCCGCCTACCGCGAGGCGCAGCCGGGGCTGCTGACCCGCCTCGTGGAGGCCGTCCTGGAGCGGCTGGGGCAGCTGCAGCTCCCGGCGGGCAGCGGGGTCGGCCAGCGCGTGGCCGTCGTCCTCCTGCTGCTCCTGCTCGCGGTGCTCGTGCTCGTCGCGCTGCGCGCGACCGGGCGGGTCTCCCGGCGAGCTCCCCGCCGCCTCGAGGGGGTGCTCGGCGGGAGCGCCCTGAGCGCCGCCGAGCACCGCGCCGCCGCCGACCGCGCCGCGCGCGCCGGGGACTGGCAGGAGGCGGTGCGGGCGCGCTTCCGGGCGGTGGTGACCGCGCTCGCCGAGCGGGACCTCGTCGACGCCGCGCCCGGCACCACGGCCGCCGAGGCGGCGGCGGCGGCCGGGCGGGCGCTGCCGGACCTCGCCGCCGCCCTGGCGCAGGGGGCGCGGGCCTTCGAGGCGGTCAGCTACGGCGGCCGGCCCGCCAGCGCCGAGGACGACGCGCGCCTGCGCGCCCTGGACGACGCGGTCGCGGTCGCGCGCCCGGTGCTCCCGGGCGCGACGCCGGCCGGGCGCTCGGAGCGGGCGTGA
- a CDS encoding glycerophosphoryl diester phosphodiesterase membrane domain-containing protein, with amino-acid sequence MSDAHGWAAPSGEPAGTPPPPAQPPAGPPLQPPGALGTPGAPGTPGGAQAAGWGAPPGWTDVGLPLKPGIVPLRPLSALEVYDGAFQAVRTAPGAMLGAAAVVVTVLYAIQTAFEVLSAQSLAPLAVDPESVESVAELSGALTTTTVSTLVTAVTELLATTLLAGVATVAVSTAVLGRRIPFGELWQRVRPRLPALLGAAVLTVLLVVAVALVCLLPGILLLVPAFTGADDGLLATGVVLLVLGGLAALAAALFAGTRLALTTPAVVLEGQPVLGGMRRSWALTRRGFWRVLGVLVLANVVMMITTTLIVAPFSVLGLVLAGAVADPSSTASALAALVPPAVGAVLASTVLYPLTAAITALLYIDQRMRLEGLDVELARAATSA; translated from the coding sequence ATGAGCGACGCGCACGGCTGGGCCGCCCCGTCGGGCGAGCCGGCCGGCACCCCGCCGCCCCCGGCCCAGCCCCCGGCCGGGCCGCCGCTGCAGCCCCCCGGCGCCCTCGGCACCCCCGGAGCCCCGGGCACCCCGGGCGGCGCGCAGGCCGCCGGGTGGGGCGCGCCGCCGGGGTGGACCGACGTCGGCCTGCCGCTGAAGCCGGGCATCGTGCCGCTGCGGCCGCTGAGCGCGCTGGAGGTCTACGACGGCGCGTTCCAGGCCGTGCGCACCGCCCCCGGCGCGATGCTCGGCGCGGCCGCGGTCGTCGTCACGGTCCTGTACGCGATCCAGACGGCCTTCGAGGTCCTCTCCGCGCAGTCGCTGGCGCCGCTGGCGGTCGACCCGGAGTCCGTGGAGTCCGTCGCGGAGCTGTCCGGGGCGCTGACGACCACGACCGTGAGCACCCTGGTCACCGCCGTGACCGAGCTGCTCGCGACCACGCTGCTCGCCGGGGTCGCCACCGTGGCGGTCAGCACGGCCGTGCTGGGCCGGCGCATCCCGTTCGGGGAGCTGTGGCAGCGCGTGCGCCCCCGCCTGCCCGCCCTGCTGGGCGCCGCGGTGCTGACCGTGCTCCTGGTCGTCGCGGTCGCGCTCGTGTGCCTGCTGCCCGGCATCCTGCTGCTGGTGCCCGCGTTCACCGGCGCCGACGACGGCCTGCTGGCGACCGGGGTGGTCCTCCTCGTGCTCGGCGGCCTCGCCGCCCTGGCCGCGGCGCTGTTCGCGGGCACCCGCCTGGCCCTGACGACCCCCGCCGTCGTGCTGGAGGGCCAGCCCGTCCTCGGCGGGATGCGCCGCTCCTGGGCGCTGACGCGACGCGGGTTCTGGCGGGTGCTCGGCGTCCTGGTGCTCGCCAACGTCGTGATGATGATCACCACCACGCTCATCGTCGCGCCCTTCAGCGTCCTCGGCCTCGTGCTCGCCGGTGCCGTGGCGGACCCGAGCAGCACCGCCTCCGCCCTCGCCGCGCTCGTCCCCCCGGCGGTGGGCGCCGTCCTGGCCTCGACCGTGCTGTACCCGCTGACCGCCGCCATCACGGCCCTGCTCTACATCGACCAGCGCATGCGGCTGGAGGGCCTGGACGTCGAGCTGGCACGGGCCGCCACCAGCGCGTGA